From the Lysinibacillus fusiformis genome, the window AATGCCGAAAGCTCCCAGGGAATCCTTCTTTGGGAGCTTATCATTTGAAAGGACGACACCTAGCATGAATAAAAATATTTTACTATGTGTTTCAGGCGGAATTGCCGTATATAAGGCTGTTGCGCTCGTTAGCAAGCTTTCACAGGCAGGGGCCAACGTAAAAGTCATCATGACGGCCTCTGCTAGACAGTTTGTGAATCCATTAAGTTTTCAAGTGATGTCCAAAAATGATGTTTATTTTGACACATTTGATGAAAAAAATTCAAGTGTGATTGCTCATATAGACTTAGCAGACTGGGCCGATTTAATTTTAGTGGCGCCCGCTACGGCAAATATGATTGGCAAAATGGCCAATGGTATCGCAGATGATATGGTTACAACAACCCTGCTTGCTACGACAGCACCTGTATGGATTGCACCGGCTATGAATGTACACATGTACGATCATCCAGCAGTAAAACGTAATTTGGATAGGCTATCAGCTGATGGTTACAAATTTATTGAGCCTTCAGAGGGGTTTTTAGCATGTGGCTATGTCGGGAAGGGACGTCTAGAGGAGCCTGAAAAAATTTCTGCACTTGTTCAAGATTTTTTTTCAGGAAAAACAAAACCATTAACAGGTAAAACAGTATTAGTGACAGCAGGTGCCCTGCATATACCGTTGGATGAGCAGCATATGATCTGCCCACAGGCAAATGGATCTATAGGACGAGCTTTAGCGCATGAGGCAAGGTTGCTTGGCGCACATGTAATTGAAATAGAAAATAGCAATTTGTTTGATGTTATTCAACAACTTGAAGCCTATAAAATCCAATATCCCCAAGCATTATTGATCCATGCA encodes:
- the coaBC gene encoding bifunctional phosphopantothenoylcysteine decarboxylase/phosphopantothenate--cysteine ligase CoaBC, producing MNKNILLCVSGGIAVYKAVALVSKLSQAGANVKVIMTASARQFVNPLSFQVMSKNDVYFDTFDEKNSSVIAHIDLADWADLILVAPATANMIGKMANGIADDMVTTTLLATTAPVWIAPAMNVHMYDHPAVKRNLDRLSADGYKFIEPSEGFLACGYVGKGRLEEPEKISALVQDFFSGKTKPLTGKTVLVTAGALHIPLDEQHMICPQANGSIGRALAHEARLLGAHVIEIENSNLFDVIQQLEAYKIQYPQALLIHAANVPTIEEAPIISVEGIKAITFGQRVQGTPMLNIFSERWIDFSEKAQLNGQFLATINPQLFAQTVWAYIIKGEEQ